The genomic interval CTCAGGGCGAACGGGTGGCTTTCATTCTGCAGGAATCAATAACATATGAGACGAGGAGTAACCGGTCACGTCCCCGGGGCTTCAGCTTATTTCCGAGAGGCGTTTTCCTGGTATTCGTCGTCGGTATTGAGGGACCAGACGTCGGCTTCGGGCGCCACGCCGACGAATTTTCGCGCAGCCGTCAGGCCGGTGGCAATCGAATGGTCCATGTTGTTGTATTTGTACAGGCCCGCCCGGCCGACGCAGGAGAGGTTCTCGAGGCCGGATGCGAAGGTTTTCACCTTCTCGTATGCCTCCTGGAAGCCAAGGAAATACGTCGGGTAGCTTTCGGTCTCGCGCGTGACGAAGCTTCCGAGAATCCGTTCAGGGCGCAGGAGGTTCATCATCGCGAGTTCGCCGGCGGCGAGGGTCTTGAGTTCGTCGTCCGGGCGGTTCCACAGATCGTCGCCCCTGAACGCGAAATACTCGATGCTGATCACGCTCGTGCCGGGCCTTGCGGCCATGCGAGGACTGAAGTTGTTGAAGTTCGCCATGCGGGCCATGCGGACCTCGGGGGCGTGAACGTAGATCCACTGGTCGGGAAAGAGATCCGTCCCCTCCGCTACAATATTAACCGTTATATGATCTCGGTAATACAACGTATCGATCGCCCGGCGCACGTCTTCGGGAACCGCCGGCTCGAGCATGCCGAGCATCAGCGTCAACGGGATACCGGTGAACACGTGCCCGGGGCTCACGACAAGCGTGGTTCCGTCGGCCGCGCGGGCCTCGATCTCCGTGACGCGCATCCCTTCCCGGCGGATTTTCGTCACATCCGTTTTCAGGAGGAGTTCCCGCCGGGCGCCGGATGCGCGCTCCCACATGCGCTCGTACATCATGCCGGCGCCAAGCAACGGGTAATCGAACTCGTCGACGAGGGTTTTCGCCTGCACCCGCTGCTTGAACAGGGCGTTCGTGACGACCGTCTTCAGGTCGATGCCCTTGATGCGCTGGGAGGCCCACTCGGCGCCGATCTCGCGGCAGGGAATCCCCCAGACCTTTTCGGTGTAAGTCTTGAAGAACGTCTCGTACAGTTTCGTTCCGAATCGGCCCGAGACCCACTCTTCGAAGGTCTTCGCCTCGCCTTTCGCCCCCCGGAACTGCGAGGCGGCATAGGAGAGCATCGACGTCACGGATTCCCGAAGGCCCAGATTGCGAAGGGCATCGACGGCTTCGAGCGGGTATCTGAACAGTTTCTTT from Candidatus Ozemobacteraceae bacterium carries:
- a CDS encoding FAD-dependent oxidoreductase; translated protein: MNVSRRSTEIAILGAGPAGLAAALELARHGRDELLLLDRHPIPGGLSRTEVFDGNRFDVGPHRFFTASREINALWHELLGDEFLPVQRLTRIFYKKKLFRYPLEAVDALRNLGLRESVTSMLSYAASQFRGAKGEAKTFEEWVSGRFGTKLYETFFKTYTEKVWGIPCREIGAEWASQRIKGIDLKTVVTNALFKQRVQAKTLVDEFDYPLLGAGMMYERMWERASGARRELLLKTDVTKIRREGMRVTEIEARAADGTTLVVSPGHVFTGIPLTLMLGMLEPAVPEDVRRAIDTLYYRDHITVNIVAEGTDLFPDQWIYVHAPEVRMARMANFNNFSPRMAARPGTSVISIEYFAFRGDDLWNRPDDELKTLAAGELAMMNLLRPERILGSFVTRETESYPTYFLGFQEAYEKVKTFASGLENLSCVGRAGLYKYNNMDHSIATGLTAARKFVGVAPEADVWSLNTDDEYQENASRK